Proteins encoded by one window of Nocardia goodfellowii:
- a CDS encoding MBL fold metallo-hydrolase — MPDLVRAPSVFECCSAAMGLVRGMVRPKRPDERFRRALVDAGLPTPRRTVRVTALPQVTRSVPTAMIVEGTFTPRRVLNALTTFVIEHPDATFLVDPSVCRDAGTRAIAQLPGVLRPVVTPPAETLPTVTALARVPHLPAPDFALPTHAHWDHVCGLLDLPGLPVHMHSIEHRWVTTGEIAPAGGVRDSLLDRPIVQYDLDGPPVLTFTRSHDLFGDGSVVLVDLPGHTPGSVGVLAHTERGWVLLAGDAAWHTEQITRIRQKSSFPGNFVDNDREEAFRTLHRLHLAQHFATVVPTHDHTASRPLASVSHTLAE; from the coding sequence ATGCCTGATCTGGTGCGCGCGCCGAGTGTCTTCGAATGCTGCTCCGCGGCAATGGGTCTCGTGCGCGGAATGGTGCGCCCGAAGCGTCCGGACGAGCGCTTCCGGCGTGCACTGGTCGATGCTGGACTGCCGACGCCGCGGCGCACTGTGCGGGTGACCGCGCTGCCGCAGGTGACGCGGTCGGTGCCGACGGCCATGATCGTGGAGGGCACCTTCACGCCGCGGCGCGTGTTGAACGCGCTGACCACTTTCGTCATCGAACACCCGGATGCGACGTTCCTCGTCGACCCGAGCGTGTGCCGTGACGCCGGGACGCGGGCCATCGCCCAGTTGCCGGGCGTGCTGCGGCCCGTGGTGACTCCGCCCGCCGAGACCCTCCCCACTGTGACGGCGCTGGCGCGGGTTCCGCATCTGCCCGCCCCGGACTTCGCCCTGCCGACCCACGCGCACTGGGATCACGTGTGTGGGCTGCTGGACCTGCCGGGCCTACCGGTCCATATGCACAGCATCGAGCACCGCTGGGTCACAACCGGGGAGATCGCGCCGGCGGGCGGGGTTCGCGATTCGCTTCTCGATCGCCCCATCGTCCAGTACGACCTCGACGGTCCGCCGGTGCTCACCTTCACCCGCAGCCATGATCTGTTCGGTGACGGCAGCGTGGTGCTGGTGGATCTGCCCGGCCACACACCGGGCAGCGTCGGGGTGCTCGCGCACACCGAGCGCGGTTGGGTGCTGCTGGCCGGTGACGCGGCCTGGCATACCGAGCAGATCACCAGGATTCGCCAGAAGTCCAGTTTCCCAGGCAATTTCGTGGACAACGATCGCGAGGAGGCCTTCCGGACGCTGCACCGGCTGCACCTCGCACAGCATTTCGCCACCGTCGTCCCCACGCACGACCACACGGCGTCACGCCCGCTGGCATCGGTGTCTCACACGCTCGCGGAGTGA
- a CDS encoding MFS transporter, which produces MSNETFSPPRASRLPAAVRAGAILALMCGAQFIITLDIAIVNVALPAIQADLGLAAGDLQWVVITYVLLLGGLLLLGGRAGDLLGRRRMLLLGLTLFATASLTAGLAQSFAQLVASRAVQGVGAALAAPAALAVLVATFPQGAARNKALGLFGAAGGSAASFGVVVSGALTAGPGWQWIFFINVPIVAGMLVLIAKYVPADRDIHRGPFDAAGALAVTAGLTAIVYAINRSVEYGWTSATTLGFLIGGFAALAAFAVIESRATAPLLPLAMFRRPTLNAANLVAALVYAAFFATIFQASLLMQQVLGYSALRTGVAYLAIAATAVVAAAAIAPAVVSRLGAGWTLVIAQSSAAAGLIWLARMPIHAQYWPDLFPGFLAVGIGVGLSLVAVQIAAFIDIPEQVSGLVGGMIETAREVGGALGVAIVAAVAIATTRSAATPHAEALTEGFRRGSLVAAGFSLVAVVTAVTVVRRAERVTRETAEVDHSASV; this is translated from the coding sequence AGCTTCCCGGTTACCGGCCGCTGTGCGTGCGGGGGCGATTCTCGCCCTGATGTGCGGAGCCCAATTCATCATCACCCTCGATATCGCGATCGTGAACGTCGCCCTGCCCGCCATCCAGGCTGACCTCGGCCTGGCCGCCGGTGATCTGCAATGGGTTGTCATCACCTATGTGCTGCTGCTCGGTGGTCTGCTCCTGCTCGGTGGCCGCGCCGGTGACCTGCTGGGGCGGCGGCGTATGTTGTTGCTGGGCTTGACCTTGTTCGCCACCGCCTCGCTCACGGCCGGTCTCGCGCAGTCGTTCGCTCAACTGGTCGCGTCCCGGGCGGTGCAGGGCGTCGGAGCGGCGCTCGCCGCCCCGGCCGCGCTGGCCGTACTCGTCGCGACCTTCCCGCAGGGCGCCGCGCGCAACAAGGCCCTGGGCCTGTTCGGTGCTGCCGGTGGCAGTGCCGCGTCATTCGGTGTCGTGGTCAGTGGTGCGTTGACGGCCGGACCGGGCTGGCAGTGGATCTTCTTCATCAATGTCCCGATCGTCGCCGGAATGCTGGTCCTGATCGCGAAATACGTGCCCGCCGACCGGGACATCCATCGTGGACCGTTCGATGCCGCCGGTGCGCTGGCCGTGACCGCCGGCTTGACCGCCATCGTCTACGCGATCAACCGGAGCGTCGAATACGGGTGGACCTCGGCGACGACGCTCGGATTCCTGATCGGTGGGTTCGCCGCACTGGCCGCGTTCGCCGTCATCGAGTCACGCGCCACCGCGCCCTTGCTGCCGCTCGCGATGTTCCGGCGACCGACCTTGAACGCCGCGAATCTCGTTGCCGCACTGGTCTACGCGGCCTTCTTCGCCACCATCTTCCAGGCCTCGCTCTTGATGCAGCAGGTGCTGGGCTACTCGGCGTTGCGCACCGGTGTCGCCTATCTCGCGATCGCCGCGACCGCTGTCGTCGCGGCCGCCGCGATCGCCCCGGCCGTCGTATCGCGCCTGGGAGCCGGCTGGACCTTGGTGATCGCGCAGAGCAGTGCGGCGGCCGGCCTGATCTGGCTCGCGCGGATGCCGATCCATGCCCAGTACTGGCCGGACCTGTTCCCTGGCTTCTTGGCCGTCGGGATCGGCGTCGGCCTCTCCCTGGTCGCCGTTCAGATCGCGGCGTTCATCGACATCCCCGAACAGGTCAGCGGCCTGGTCGGCGGGATGATCGAGACCGCCCGGGAGGTCGGTGGTGCGCTGGGTGTCGCGATCGTCGCGGCGGTGGCGATCGCGACCACCCGCTCCGCCGCCACACCGCACGCGGAGGCCCTGACCGAGGGATTCCGGCGTGGCTCTCTCGTCGCGGCGGGATTCAGTCTGGTCGCGGTCGTCACCGCGGTGACGGTGGTGCGTCGCGCCGAACGTGTGACGCGGGAGACGGCGGAGGTCGATCACTCCGCGAGCGTGTGA
- a CDS encoding MerR family transcriptional regulator, which translates to MSTMEDMRIGDAAAILGIEAHVLRHWETVGLLVPRRSPSGHRAYDEQTIAQARMIRVLQRAGLSLEQIRQLAVGARPDRLALIETKRAQVREHIALLRATDRFLAHLSACRHRVISDCPECAAFTARDRGPARPGSVVGVE; encoded by the coding sequence ATGAGCACGATGGAAGACATGCGGATCGGTGATGCCGCGGCGATCCTCGGTATCGAAGCCCACGTACTCCGGCACTGGGAGACGGTCGGCCTGCTCGTCCCACGCCGCAGTCCGTCCGGGCATCGCGCCTACGACGAGCAAACGATCGCCCAGGCGAGAATGATCCGAGTCCTGCAGCGCGCCGGACTCTCGCTGGAGCAGATCCGCCAACTCGCGGTCGGTGCCCGCCCCGACCGGCTGGCCCTCATCGAGACCAAACGCGCCCAGGTACGCGAGCACATCGCTCTGCTGCGCGCGACCGATCGTTTCTTGGCCCATCTCAGTGCCTGCCGGCACCGGGTGATTTCGGATTGCCCGGAGTGCGCTGCGTTCACCGCCCGGGATCGCGGGCCGGCGCGCCCGGGGTCGGTTGTGGGCGTCGAGTAG